Within the Ostrinia nubilalis chromosome 12, ilOstNubi1.1, whole genome shotgun sequence genome, the region ATCTGatttgttgcttattttatttGCTGTTGAAGAATGTGTGTGCAGTGTCATGAGCGTTTTTGAAATTACATATTGCGTGGTTGAGGAGTAGTAATGAGGGCTaacgtttttatacttaacagttggcacccctggcgattgacaggaccttactctacagtggcgccatcttgatgagtgcaaatgcgatagtcctcctaccattttagcgctcaccagctggcgccactgtattcgctactagcaagtgacaggaccttactctacagtggcgccaactggtgagcgctaaaacgatagccctcatttgaCAAGACAAAATTGGATgatctattccactttgacCGATTGGAATAAgatgatttttttaaggaattcCCTGATAAATATTCAATGGGCTCTATGATTTTTTCTGCATTGTCTCAATGCCGCGATTTTTATGCGTGACATCTCATTAGAAACTATATAAATCAAAAACTAAATCTGACAATCTTAAAACGtcaatcattatttatttttgtaattgctTACCAAAATACTGAAATATTATTGGATTATTGAtatattgttttcaaaatatGGCTTTGCCAGTGCGTAAGTCTGCTAGGAAGGTGTTATCATTAGCCTTCGGTCCGATTAGGATCAGTTTGCGATGTTACGAGATACCGGAGCACCTGAAAACGATCGCCACCGACCCGAACCCGAGCTTCTACCGGATGGTGGAGTATTATTACCACAACGCCGTGCAAGTCGTGGAGCCCTCGTTGATCGAATATCTCAAGAAATACCAGCACATGTCGGACAAGAAGAGGCTGAATAGAGTAGCTGGTATACTGAAGGTAAGTCACCTTTTTGACAATGGGAGATAGCTGTTTAAAATTCACAGCGCCTTCGGGTGTTTCCTATATGAGCTTCAAGTTTATCGATTAATTTGTGATACTGACTGACACATTTACCTGATAATATGAACCCAAAATGGATTATCAcctttgttcgttcgttcgtttcagccgaaagacgtccactgctggacaaaggcctccgccaaggatttctacaaagaccggccctgcgccgctcgcatccaggcacctcccgcgacctttgccAGCTTCACCTTTGTACCTCTATTTATTTCTAAGTTGTAAGCTAATTCGTATATTTCAGGTGATGGGTTCCTGCAACAGCTCACTGCAGTTTGAGTTCCCGCTGCAGAGAAAGAATGGCCAGTACGAAATCATACACGGCTACCGTTCGCAGCATAGCGTCCACCGGTTGCCGTGCAAAGGAGGTAGGCATTTCTTTACTTTTCTTTGCACAACATACATGTTTATTTATCTTTCTTTAACGTTACCTACCTACACGAATAGAATTTTAGTATGCCCATTTATTCTACAGGAATCAGATTTTCAGACGAAGTGAACCTCGAAGAAGTAAAAGCGCTGGCTGCGCTCATGACGTATAAATGCGCCTGCTCTAATGTACCCTTTGGTGGAGCCAAAGGAGGTAGAatcactaaataatttatttttcatcttTAAGTTTTGAGCTCAGGTCCGGGTTAACCAGTGGTTTCTGGTTTGTGTACACAGGTGTTGCAATAAACCCGAAAAAGTACACCGCTGCGGAGCTGCAGAGAATAACCAGGCGTTACACGTTAGAGCTGGCAAAGAAAAATTACATAGGTAAGATTATTCGATCCAATATACTACTATCGATGAACAGATAAACgaatattataaagaaatatttaaatatgttatttacctatgttccacaaataaacgaatttgatttgatttgatttgaaatgtttttaattGACTTGAAATGTTTTTAATTGACTCAGGAGCAGGAATCGACGTCCCGGCGCCTGATGTGAACACTTCGGGCAGAGAGATGTCCTGGATTGTCGATACATACATCAAGACCATAGGTAACGTATCAGGGCGTGTATTGGCGAGCCGATTTCTATCCGGTTCGGCGCCGGGCGTGCGTGTGTTCACGAACCGGCGTCGGACTGGATGGAAACCGGCCCATCAACACACGTTCTAATATTCACATTGCTCTTATAGCTTTCTTACTTCACATCTGAACAAAAGCCATTTTTTTCTCTGCTCCTTCCCCCTGGGTACGCCCATAAACTTACCTACCCCCATCAACAGCTAATCATCTGCGAAACCTCACGAGATTCTAATAGAtcttactaaagcccggtccgtgagcacgtagaattttgtccaatgacccctagctacccatccttatcgctcgcacgtaattatgttgctatcgcgctcgcacactcactgcgggtgccagtcgcacagtcgcgacagcaatataattacgcgtgcGACAAAAtcctacgtgctcacggaccagactatgtaTTGGAATCTTGGACAAATAATCGTCCAAAATTGGAATTGAAACAAATCTTCGGTCTCCATAAATTGCTTGAAGAAGTTAAGACGCTATGTGCCTGAGTCCCAGTGCTTTAGAAACTTCAGCAAGGCCCTTTGCTGAACTTCCCTGTGTCCAGGTTTCCACGACATAAACGCGGCAGCATGCGTAACTGGCAAGCCGATCAACGGCGGCGGCATCCACGGCCGCGTGGAGGCGACGGGCCGCGGCGTCTTCATGACCGTGCACCACTTCATACACAACGCCGACTGGATGAAGCTCATCGACGTCCAGCCTGGCTTCGAGGTACAGCTACTAACACTGCTAGTTGAAAACTCAATGTGTAGACTATagaccattggttcccaaacttatttgagtccgccccctttcgaccatacaaaaaattccgcggccctcctccagtcaagattatttattggtcgtatttagcagtctggaatgcattctctcagcggtcgcaggttttttatccttaagtacacagatggcccgcgccctcCTTTAAAGGTCTTTCCACTTTGGGAACAATGCTGTAGACAATCGTTTCAAAACCattaggcctaggatgcgcgccgcgataagcggttatcacgccattttatcgattttcctcccatacattttgacgtcgataagagtatatcacggcgcgtaTCCTAGCCCGGCAGGACGACCAAAATAATGTAAGACAATTAAGGACTTCTAAaaggaccggtcctgcgctgcccgtataTAGGTGAAGCTCGCGATCTTTACTAGACTGTCGGTCGACGGAGTTGGAATTCTGCCTACATTACGTTTTTAGGTCGCCACCTGATAACTTTTCTGCCGTTTGTTCAACAAGCTATGTGCCGTGTCCACCGCTACTTAAGTTTGACAATCTACTCTCGGTGTAGTAGACAACGTCAACGTTTCAGGCATCGGACTCCTCCAGTTCGAGACGGACGAGTTCAATCCTTCTCTTcgacaaacaataataataccGGACATTACCAGTCAATCTCTCTCCTCCTTTCTCGGTCcttcactgatgaggatcgcgatcACATATTATAGTATTCCTCCGtcggtcggccgtttggtgtagtggttcgaaacggactactattccggaggtagcgggttcgattcccgcacagtacaaacattggtgtgcatgaacatatttgtttgtattggactgggtgttttctatgtataataagtatgtatttacaaaaaaaaagtatttaagtatgtttatatccgttgtctagtacccatagtacaagctttgcttagtttgggactagaagcgcagtgtaaaatgtctaaggatatttattatttattattatttatttacaataccaGTCAATAACCTGATACACCGAGCAACTCAGACCCCGGTCGCCGTCTGAAAATAAGCGTCATGTGGTATGCGCTTGACATAATAATAAGCTGAGCCTTTTTGCTGCTGCAAGCCTAAGTAATTTTTTTTGACTGATTCTGTAATGTTGACTCTGTTTGTTTTATGTGTGTATGTGTTATCGTATAAACGTGTTTCGATTCTGTTCTAAAcgtatttaaatggacgtttcCAGAACAAGACGGCGATCATCCAGGGCTTCGGCAACGTGGGCAGCTACGCGGCCATCTACCTTCACGGGAAGGGCGTCAAGATCATCGGCGTGCTGGAGTTCGATTGCAACCTCCACAATCCGGACGGAATCGACCCCAAGGTGAGAATACTATGAACACTTTAATTTGGGTCTACGCTGGATGAGCCGGGCCAAAATTCATGTATaatctggtctgcgagcacgtagaattttgtccaatgaccccaagctacccatccctatcgctcgcgcgtaattatgttgctgttgcgctcacacactcactgcgggcgcccgtcgcacagtcgcgacagcaatataattacgcgcgagcgataaagatgggtagcttggggtcattggatttgtccaatgaccccaatctACCcatctacgtgctcacagaccgggctttagtatagAGCGAAGACGAGCCTCGAACGAGCAACGCGCTTCCTGCGTTTGGCTCGTACTCGACTGTGCTCCGCTGATAGTTGGTTATTTGACGATCATAAAGAGAT harbors:
- the LOC135076756 gene encoding glutamate dehydrogenase, mitochondrial-like encodes the protein MALPVRKSARKVLSLAFGPIRISLRCYEIPEHLKTIATDPNPSFYRMVEYYYHNAVQVVEPSLIEYLKKYQHMSDKKRLNRVAGILKVMGSCNSSLQFEFPLQRKNGQYEIIHGYRSQHSVHRLPCKGGIRFSDEVNLEEVKALAALMTYKCACSNVPFGGAKGGVAINPKKYTAAELQRITRRYTLELAKKNYIGAGIDVPAPDVNTSGREMSWIVDTYIKTIGFHDINAAACVTGKPINGGGIHGRVEATGRGVFMTVHHFIHNADWMKLIDVQPGFENKTAIIQGFGNVGSYAAIYLHGKGVKIIGVLEFDCNLHNPDGIDPKALQLYKAKNRGSAKGFEGAKDTGPELMFEPCDILIMAAMEKALTHENAAKVNCKIIGEGANGPTTPAADKILRERKILVLPDLLANAGGVTVSYFEFLKNLNHVSFGKLSIKFWKDSNSALLESVEESLKAANVNAKIQPSPLFQTMIEGASEKHIVNSGLEYSMTNACDNVMRVAKQHNLGLDVRTAAYVNAIEKIFMTYDDMGLAL